Proteins from a genomic interval of Cuculus canorus isolate bCucCan1 chromosome 17, bCucCan1.pri, whole genome shotgun sequence:
- the PPP1CC gene encoding serine/threonine-protein phosphatase PP1-gamma catalytic subunit, with protein MADIDKLNIDSIIQRLLEVRGSKPGKNVQLQENEIRGLCLKSREIFLSQPILLELEAPLKICGDIHGQYYDLLRLFEYGGFPPESNYLFLGDYVDRGKQSLETICLLLAYKIKYPENFFLLRGNHECASINRIYGFYDECKRRYNIKLWKTFTDCFNCLPIAAIVDEKIFCCHGGLSPDLQSMEQIRRIMRPTDVPDQGLLCDLLWSDPDKDVLGWGENDRGVSFTFGAEVVAKFLHKHDLDLICRAHQVVEDGYEFFAKRQLVTLFSAPNYCGEFDNAGAMMSVDETLMCSFQILKPAEKKKPNSSRPVTPPRGMITKQAKK; from the exons TGCGTGGATCAAAACCAGGTAAAAATGTCCAACTTCAAGAGAATGAAATCAGAGGACTGTGTTTGAAATCCAGAGAAATCTTCCTCAGTCAGCCTATTCTACTAGAACTTGAGGCTCCACTGAAAATATGTG GTGACATCCATGGGCAGTACTATGACTTGCTTCGACTCTTTGAATATGGCGGTTTTCCACCAGAAAGCAACTACCTGTTCCTTGGTGATTATGttgacagaggaaaacaatCTTTAGAAACAATTTGTCTTCTATTGGCCTACAAAATTAAATACCCagagaattttttcctcctcagaggGAACCATGAATGTGCCAGCATCAATAGAATTTATGGGTTTTATGATGAAT GTAAGAGAAGATACAATATTAAGCTGTGGAAAACCTTCACAGACTGCTTTAATTGTTTACCAATTGCAGCTATTGTGGAtgagaaaatattctgctgtcATGGGG GCTTGTCACCAGACCTGCAGTCCATGGAGCAGATAAGACGAATTATGCGCCCCACGGATGTACCAGATCAAGGTCTGCTTTGTGATCTTCTGTGGTCTGACCCTGACAAGGATGTCTTAGGATGGGGTGAAAATGACAGAGGAGTGTCCTTCACGTTTGGTGCTGAAGTGGTTGCTAAGTTTCTCCATAAACATGATTTGGATCTCATATGTCGAGCTCATCag gtGGTTGAAGATGGATATGAGTTTTTTGCAAAAAGGCAGTTGGTAACTCTTTTTTCTGCCCCAAATTACTGTGGAGAATTTGATAATGCAGGTGCCATGATGAGTGTGGACGAAACTCTAATGTGCTCTTTTCAG attttgaaacctgcagagaaaaagaagcccAATTCCAGCAGACCCGTAACGCCTCCCCGGGGTATGATCACAAAACAGGCAAAGAAATAG
- the HVCN1 gene encoding voltage-gated hydrogen channel 1 yields MSRYLKHFTVVGDDPVQWSNDYQKWEEEEEAAGENGEKTTDSEIKLEPSRSRISFQDMMKRLFSSHRFQILVVCLVILDALLVLGELLMDLKIIHPDKYNITPKVFHYLSLSILTIFLVEVGFKVFVYRREFFHHKFEVLDGIVVVVSFILDVVLIFREHEFEAVGLLILLRLWRVARIINGIILSVKTRSEQQVSKLKQANLKLATKVEQLEHSCVEKEQEIERLNKILKQHGLISERK; encoded by the exons ATGTCCAGGTACCTGAAGCACTTCACAGTGGTGGGAGACGACCCTGTACAGTGGAGCAACGACTATCAgaaatgggaggaggaggaggaggcggctggggagaatggggagaaGACAACGGATTCAGAGATCAAGCTGGAGCCCTCCAGGAGCCGCATCTCCTTCCAGGACATGATGAAAAGGCTCTTCAGCTCCCACAGGTTTCAG ATCCTGGTTGTATGCTTGGTCATCCTGGATGCTTTGTTGGTCCTTGGGGAATTGCTTATGGACTTGAAAATCATCCATCCGGACAAATATAATATCACCCCAAAG GTTTTCCACTACCTCTCCCTTTCCATTTTAACCATCTTCTTGGTTGAAGTGGGGTTTAAAGTCTTTGTCTACCGCCGGGAGTTCTTCCACCACAAGTTTGAAGTGCTGGACGGGATCGTCGTCGTGGTGTCTTTCATCCTCGATGTCGTCCTCATCTTCCGGGAGCATGAGTTTGAAGCTGTTGGGCTGCTGATCCTCCTGCGGCTGTGGCGTGTGGCCAGGATTATCAATG GAATCATTTTGTCAGTGAAGACCCGCTCTGAACAACAAGTGTCCAAGCTAAAGCAAGCAAACCTGAAACTTGCAACAAAGGTTGAACAACTGGAACACAGCTGTGTAGAGAAG GAGCAAGAAATTGAGAGGCTTAACAAGATATTAAAACAGCATGGCCTCATCAGCGAGCGAAAATAG